AGGCCACCCGGGCGATCACCGCGGGGGAGCACCCGCCGGTGGTGTTCCTGTGCTCGACCTACCAGGCCCGGGACCTGCCGGCGGACGCCCAGGACAGCGGCGCGGCGGCGTACATCGACAAGGAGGAGCTGGCCTCCGACCTGCTCGCCCGGCTCTGGGCCGAGCACCGCCCCCCCGACGGCGCCGCGACGGCGAGCGCCACCACCGGCTGACCGGGCCGGCCGTCACTCCGAGCGCAGGACCTCGGCGGGCCGCAGGGTGGCCGCCCGCCGGGCCGGCAGCAACGCGACCAGCGCGGTGCCGACCAGCACGGCCGGCACCGCCACCACGAGCACCAGCCACGGGACCGCTGGGTCGCCGGCGGTGCCGATGCCGCTCGCGACCTCGCCCCACACGACCCGGCCGACCGCGAGCCCGAGCGCCGGCCCGAGGGCCAGGCCCACGGCGCCGATGGTCAGCGCCATCGCGACCAACGCGCCGCCGACCTGCAGCGGCGTCAGCCCGATCACCCGCAGCACCGCGAGGTCGGTCGCCCGGCGGCGCGCGGTGAGCACCAGCGAGTGGGCCAGGACCGCGACGGCCAGCGCGCCGAAGAACACCGCCAGCAGCACGGGCAGCCGGCCCAGCGCGACCAGGTTGCTCACCTCGGCCGGCGGGAGGGCCCGGATCATCTCCAGCCGCTGCGCCAGCTCGGCGTACATCGCGTCGGCGTCCTCGTCGCGGGCGTCGACGAACGCGGTCGTGAACGGCGCCGACCGCCCGGCCGCGGCGGCCGTGCGCGCCGTGAGGAAGGCGCCGGACCCCAGGCCGTCGCTGACCGGCGGGGTGACGACCATTCCGACCACCCGCAGCGTGCGGCGGGACGGCTCGCCGTCGCCGTCGTACGTCGTCAGGCTGACCGTCGAGCCCGTCGTCGCGCCGAGGTGCTGCGCCTGGCGGGACCCGAGGGCCACCTCGTCGTCCCTCTCGGGCAGTCGGCCGCCGAGCAGGGTCAGCGGCACCGGACCCTTGAGCGGGCGCAGCGAGATGCCATCCATCCGCCGGCCGTCGACGTGCACGGGCACCGCGGACGTGTCGAGCAGCGACTCGACCCGGGGGTCGGCCGCCAGGTCCTGCAGGTCGAACGGCTTGGAGTCGACGACCGCGAAGTCGG
The sequence above is drawn from the Actinomycetes bacterium genome and encodes:
- a CDS encoding FtsX-like permease family protein; its protein translation is LLAGLVEPLGPLREYEPEPGWLPEPMLVVPGALLVAVAFLLLTALTAARVVRRETVGAGVARPTLGLTWLGRRAPALAGLTFALRGRASAARGSVPVRATLAVAVLGTCGVVAVATFAQSLDRLSSTPARYGWVADFAVVDSKPFDLQDLAADPRVESLLDTSAVPVHVDGRRMDGISLRPLKGPVPLTLLGGRLPERDDEVALGSRQAQHLGATTGSTVSLTTYDGDGEPSRRTLRVVGMVVTPPVSDGLGSGAFLTARTAAAAGRSAPFTTAFVDARDEDADAMYAELAQRLEMIRALPPAEVSNLVALGRLPVLLAVFFGALAVAVLAHSLVLTARRRATDLAVLRVIGLTPLQVGGALVAMALTIGAVGLALGPALGLAVGRVVWGEVASGIGTAGDPAVPWLVLVVAVPAVLVGTALVALLPARRAATLRPAEVLRSE
- a CDS encoding response regulator transcription factor yields the protein MTGPDGATVRVLTVDDQRPFRVAAAAVVRRAAGFELVGEAPSGEEALRAVGELGPDLVLMDINMPGMGGIEATRAITAGEHPPVVFLCSTYQARDLPADAQDSGAAAYIDKEELASDLLARLWAEHRPPDGAATASATTG